A region of Piscinibacter gummiphilus DNA encodes the following proteins:
- a CDS encoding LuxR C-terminal-related transcriptional regulator, producing MSAPFALTKIQPPRLRPGLIARPLLEGQLAVALGTARLVLVSAPAGFGKTAAITRQLALLPEGTAVAWIAADPDDDLTRVAACLVAALDPYDLPWRTSPDALVAAQDGTRPPRQALVAELLNALASAEVPAGVIVLDDAHRIEDPAVFEFLDALVGQMPPNWCVLVASRSDPPLALAKLRALGDLAEVRQEQLRFGHEEIHALARTASRDVTDAEVRALTDRTQGWAVGLRLALSQSLQAAGGPGGNLRDRHVFDYLASEVLGGLDPDLRTFLLRCAVLPVLSPSRCAVVSGDPLAARRLDEVERRGLFVSVRGADGAGETTLCLHDLFRDFLEDRLQAEHADELPALLRRAADTEPDPAHRVAWLTRAGAWDEAEAVLYQLGPSMLASGAVLPLRRLLAQFPADRRERSARLNHLLGLCAWAHWDLLPMCAALERAATLHATEDRPADAQRALVLLVLGMTAGGVLARSAALLEPLRRRPLDAWVEAVAHQADSWHALAHSRMHSVAPALERMMDLLETQDDPALWLQCVPLASFVGLPGVAGPVRRYIDGALRRTVPDTPSPLRVLAMALQGALQLWQGDTATALDTLRSVEDDCRWLNNPPNLSGYLGSFSALALAVSGEHGAALAAARTGLTSLDDDRTSGRRTVWLGHMTFFHARVAGMLDDDESFRTIAAQLAAHHNPDEREIFLRERATLPARLAALDGDWPRAAALYAGALVDEEALEMYGQAVEVRVRFVQALLMNGQVRDAALALRPVFDRVAADGEAGAVRFAGPRALRTVANADWKGLMSLEDIARLRRWAGQPDRAAATPMAHTLSARERDVLARMAAGDSNKLIARAFDLSPHTVKRHVANILDKLQVASRGQAAARYLETPSSHVWKNPGDDARQSG from the coding sequence GTGTCCGCCCCCTTCGCCCTGACCAAGATCCAGCCGCCCCGCCTGCGGCCCGGCCTCATCGCCCGCCCGCTGCTCGAGGGGCAGCTCGCGGTGGCGCTGGGCACGGCGCGGCTCGTGCTCGTGAGCGCGCCGGCCGGCTTCGGCAAGACGGCCGCGATCACCCGCCAGCTGGCCCTGCTGCCCGAGGGCACGGCCGTCGCGTGGATCGCCGCGGACCCCGACGACGACCTCACCCGCGTGGCCGCGTGCCTCGTCGCAGCACTCGACCCGTACGACCTGCCCTGGCGCACCTCGCCCGACGCGCTGGTGGCCGCGCAGGACGGCACCCGCCCGCCGCGCCAGGCCCTCGTCGCCGAGCTGCTCAATGCCCTCGCCAGCGCCGAGGTGCCCGCGGGCGTGATCGTGCTCGACGACGCCCACCGCATCGAAGACCCCGCCGTCTTCGAGTTCCTCGACGCCCTCGTGGGCCAGATGCCCCCGAACTGGTGCGTGCTGGTCGCCAGCCGTTCCGACCCGCCGCTGGCCCTCGCCAAGCTGCGTGCGCTCGGTGACCTCGCCGAGGTGCGCCAGGAACAGCTGCGCTTCGGCCACGAGGAGATCCACGCCCTCGCCCGCACCGCCTCGCGCGACGTGACGGATGCCGAGGTGCGGGCGCTGACCGACCGCACCCAGGGCTGGGCCGTGGGCCTGCGCCTCGCGCTCAGCCAGTCCCTCCAGGCCGCCGGCGGCCCCGGCGGCAACCTGCGCGACCGCCACGTGTTCGACTACCTGGCGAGCGAGGTGCTCGGCGGCCTCGACCCGGACCTGCGCACCTTCCTGCTGCGCTGCGCCGTGCTGCCGGTGCTGTCCCCGTCGCGCTGTGCCGTGGTGTCGGGCGACCCGCTCGCCGCCCGCCGGCTCGACGAGGTCGAGCGCCGCGGCCTGTTCGTCTCGGTGCGAGGGGCCGACGGCGCCGGCGAGACCACGCTGTGCCTGCACGACCTGTTCCGCGATTTCCTGGAAGACCGGCTGCAGGCCGAACACGCCGACGAACTGCCCGCCCTGCTGCGCCGCGCCGCCGACACCGAACCCGACCCCGCCCACCGCGTCGCCTGGCTGACCCGCGCCGGCGCCTGGGACGAGGCCGAGGCCGTGCTGTACCAGCTGGGCCCGTCCATGCTGGCCAGCGGCGCCGTGCTGCCGCTGCGCCGCCTGCTGGCCCAGTTCCCGGCCGACCGCCGCGAACGATCCGCCCGCCTCAACCACCTGCTGGGCCTGTGCGCCTGGGCCCACTGGGACCTGCTGCCCATGTGCGCCGCCCTCGAACGCGCCGCCACCCTGCACGCCACCGAGGACCGCCCGGCTGACGCGCAGCGCGCCCTGGTGCTGCTGGTGCTCGGCATGACGGCCGGTGGCGTGCTCGCCCGCTCGGCCGCGCTGCTGGAGCCGCTGCGCCGCCGTCCGCTCGACGCGTGGGTCGAGGCCGTCGCCCACCAGGCCGACAGCTGGCACGCCCTCGCCCACTCGCGCATGCACTCGGTGGCCCCGGCCCTCGAACGCATGATGGACCTGCTGGAGACGCAGGACGACCCCGCCCTGTGGCTGCAGTGCGTGCCGCTGGCCTCGTTCGTGGGCCTGCCCGGCGTGGCCGGCCCGGTGCGCCGCTACATCGACGGCGCGCTGCGCCGCACCGTGCCCGACACCCCCTCGCCGCTGCGCGTGCTGGCGATGGCGCTGCAGGGTGCGCTGCAACTGTGGCAGGGCGACACCGCCACCGCCCTCGACACGCTGCGCAGCGTGGAGGACGACTGCCGCTGGCTCAACAACCCACCGAACCTCAGCGGCTACCTGGGCTCGTTCTCGGCCTTGGCGCTCGCGGTCAGCGGCGAACACGGCGCCGCGCTCGCCGCCGCACGCACCGGCCTCACCAGCCTCGACGACGACCGCACCAGCGGCCGGCGCACCGTGTGGCTCGGCCACATGACCTTCTTCCACGCCCGCGTCGCCGGCATGCTGGACGACGACGAGTCCTTCCGCACCATCGCCGCGCAGCTGGCCGCCCACCACAACCCCGACGAGCGGGAGATCTTCCTGCGCGAACGCGCCACCCTGCCGGCCCGCCTGGCCGCGCTCGACGGCGACTGGCCCCGCGCCGCCGCCCTGTACGCCGGCGCCCTGGTCGACGAGGAAGCGCTCGAGATGTACGGCCAGGCCGTCGAGGTGCGCGTGCGCTTCGTCCAGGCCCTGCTGATGAACGGCCAGGTGCGCGACGCCGCCCTCGCGCTGCGCCCGGTGTTCGACCGCGTGGCGGCCGACGGCGAGGCGGGCGCCGTGCGCTTCGCCGGCCCGCGCGCGCTGCGCACGGTCGCCAACGCCGACTGGAAGGGCCTGATGTCCCTGGAGGACATCGCCCGGCTGCGCCGCTGGGCCGGCCAGCCCGACCGGGCGGCCGCCACCCCCATGGCGCACACCCTCAGCGCCCGCGAGCGCGACGTGCTGGCCCGCATGGCCGCCGGGGACAGCAACAAGCTGATCGCCCGGGCGTTCGACCTGAGCCCGCACACCGTCAAGCGCCACGTGGCGAACATCCTCGACAAGCTGCAGGTGGCCTCCCGCGGTCAGGCCGCCGCCCGCTACCTGGAAACGCCGTCCAGCCACGTCTGGAAAAACCCGGGGGACGACGCCCGACAATCCGGTTGA
- a CDS encoding HD domain-containing protein — protein sequence MTHEVLDQQLAFLREIDRLKSVVRQSPLLDRSRKENSAEHSWHLAMYALLLSEHAAASVDRERVIRMLLIHDIVEVDVGDTPIHDVGAGSSQAELEDAAAVRLFGLVPGEQGAAMLSLWREFEAAQSDDAKFAKALDRVQPLLVNLRTDGGTWRENGVTLEQVLERYGPVIARASPTLWAACEQGVREHFAARGA from the coding sequence ATGACCCACGAGGTGCTGGACCAGCAGCTCGCGTTCCTGCGCGAGATCGACCGCCTCAAGAGCGTGGTTCGGCAGTCCCCGCTGCTCGACCGCAGCCGCAAGGAGAACAGCGCCGAGCACTCGTGGCACCTCGCGATGTACGCGCTGCTCCTGAGCGAACATGCCGCCGCGTCGGTGGACCGCGAACGCGTGATCCGGATGCTGCTGATCCACGACATCGTCGAGGTGGACGTGGGCGACACGCCGATCCACGACGTCGGCGCCGGCTCATCGCAGGCCGAGCTGGAAGATGCAGCCGCGGTGCGGCTCTTCGGCCTGGTTCCGGGCGAACAGGGCGCGGCGATGCTGTCCCTCTGGCGCGAGTTCGAAGCGGCGCAGTCCGACGACGCGAAGTTCGCGAAGGCGCTCGACCGCGTGCAACCGCTGCTGGTGAACCTCCGGACGGACGGAGGGACATGGCGGGAGAACGGGGTCACGCTGGAGCAGGTGCTCGAGCGATATGGCCCCGTGATCGCACGAGCGTCGCCCACGTTGTGGGCCGCGTGTGAACAAGGGGTGCGGGAACACTTCGCGGCGCGCGGGGCTTGA
- a CDS encoding alkaline phosphatase, with translation MKPVLPLLVLSLAAIGTAQAAPTVSRLTPPSELFATGQPDPVIARFLPGQRFDLQATVKPEAGQRITEARFFIDGKPVSAPVALRDCASGCVKGVPAESAIATVRAVSLDKAGRHEFTVVATQGNGEKVTARGNFEVVPFDVATGGKVRNVILMVGDGMGASQRTAARIVKGGYAQGKAIAPLAMDTFPATALVKTASLNSVVTDSSPGMTSYVSGNKNNNNEEGVFPDDTTDPFDNPRIEYLSEYLHRTQGKALGIVTTADVFDATPAGNAVHTSNRGAGTGIVDQFFDDRGNTGLTVLMGGGRKWFLPAGTPGSERADGNDYAFSATDPHTAEIVRRWGAAPGSKDKGRDLIRDFQGAGFQYAATKTEMDAATGADRLLGLFAFSNMNVALDKIDGRRGAKKGITGSVVDDYGFPDQPMLDEMTTRALSVLRKQRNGFVLMVEGASIDKQAHNMDTERWMLDTIEFDRAIQVAQDFAREQGDTLVIVTADHECSGAALIGGSMLTDSALRAAGEARGVANLRDKVVGVYEKAGFPRYRLAADGYPEATDIDYRLLVGYGANADRHEDWRTNNTPLRDSQQPLVKQEPLKWYPANPMERDDAMGDFLVTGQVPGESAVHTATDIPLSAFGPGALAFTGVIDNTDVFFKLAQAAVKGTTAPADARGSKRPRK, from the coding sequence GTGAAACCCGTCCTCCCGCTGCTCGTCCTCTCCCTGGCCGCCATCGGCACCGCACAGGCCGCTCCGACCGTCTCCCGCCTCACGCCTCCGAGCGAACTGTTCGCCACGGGCCAGCCCGACCCGGTGATCGCCCGCTTCCTGCCCGGCCAGCGCTTCGACCTGCAGGCCACCGTCAAGCCCGAGGCCGGCCAGCGCATCACCGAGGCCCGGTTCTTCATCGACGGCAAACCCGTCTCGGCCCCCGTCGCGCTGCGCGACTGCGCCAGCGGCTGCGTGAAGGGTGTGCCCGCCGAGTCCGCCATCGCCACCGTGCGCGCGGTGAGCCTGGACAAGGCCGGCCGCCACGAGTTCACCGTGGTGGCCACGCAGGGCAACGGCGAGAAGGTCACGGCCCGCGGCAACTTCGAGGTGGTGCCGTTCGACGTGGCCACCGGCGGCAAGGTGCGCAACGTGATCCTCATGGTGGGCGACGGCATGGGCGCCTCGCAGCGCACCGCCGCGCGCATCGTCAAGGGCGGCTACGCGCAGGGCAAGGCCATCGCGCCGCTCGCGATGGACACGTTCCCCGCCACCGCGCTCGTCAAGACCGCGTCGCTGAACTCCGTGGTGACCGACTCGTCGCCGGGCATGACCTCGTACGTCTCGGGCAACAAGAACAACAACAACGAGGAAGGCGTGTTCCCCGACGACACCACCGACCCGTTCGACAACCCGCGCATCGAATACCTCTCCGAGTACCTGCACCGCACGCAGGGCAAGGCCCTCGGCATCGTGACCACGGCCGACGTGTTCGACGCCACGCCCGCCGGCAACGCCGTGCACACGAGCAACCGCGGCGCCGGCACCGGCATCGTCGACCAGTTCTTCGACGACCGCGGCAACACGGGCCTGACCGTGCTGATGGGCGGCGGCCGCAAGTGGTTCCTGCCCGCCGGCACGCCGGGCTCGGAGCGCGCGGACGGCAACGACTACGCCTTCTCGGCCACCGACCCGCACACCGCCGAAATCGTTCGCCGCTGGGGCGCCGCACCGGGTTCGAAGGACAAGGGCCGCGACCTGATCCGTGACTTCCAGGGCGCCGGCTTCCAGTACGCCGCCACGAAGACCGAGATGGACGCCGCCACCGGCGCCGACCGCCTGCTGGGCCTGTTCGCGTTCTCGAACATGAACGTGGCCCTCGACAAGATCGACGGCCGCCGCGGCGCGAAGAAGGGCATCACCGGCAGCGTCGTGGACGACTACGGCTTCCCCGACCAGCCCATGCTCGACGAGATGACCACCCGCGCGCTTTCCGTGCTGCGCAAGCAGCGCAACGGCTTCGTGCTGATGGTGGAAGGCGCCTCGATCGACAAGCAGGCCCACAACATGGACACCGAGCGCTGGATGCTCGACACCATCGAGTTCGACCGCGCGATCCAGGTGGCGCAGGACTTCGCCCGCGAGCAGGGTGACACGCTCGTGATCGTCACCGCCGACCACGAGTGCTCGGGCGCCGCGCTGATCGGCGGCTCGATGCTGACCGACTCGGCCCTGCGCGCCGCCGGCGAGGCCCGCGGCGTGGCCAACCTGCGTGACAAGGTCGTGGGCGTCTACGAGAAGGCCGGCTTCCCGCGCTATCGGCTGGCCGCCGACGGCTACCCCGAGGCCACCGACATCGACTACCGCCTGCTGGTGGGCTACGGCGCCAACGCCGACCGCCATGAAGACTGGCGCACCAACAACACCCCGCTGCGCGACAGCCAGCAGCCCCTCGTGAAGCAGGAGCCGCTGAAGTGGTACCCGGCCAACCCGATGGAGCGTGACGACGCGATGGGCGACTTCCTGGTCACCGGCCAGGTGCCCGGCGAGTCGGCCGTGCACACCGCCACCGACATCCCGCTGTCGGCCTTCGGTCCCGGCGCGCTCGCGTTCACCGGCGTGATCGACAACACCGACGTGTTCTTCAAGCTGGCGCAGGCCGCGGTGAAGGGGACGACGGCGCCGGCGGATGCACGCGGGTCGAAGCGGCCGCGCAAGTGA
- a CDS encoding YbaN family protein, translating into MSTEPLPVPATAPRPAWQRHLWMAGGFAALLLGFIGIFLPLLPTTPFILLAAFCFSNGSPRWERWLLTHPRFGPMTRQWREHRAVPRRAKQLAIAMMTVSSVGCWWVLAHPWRWMPGLCCLAVGIWLWRLPDAAPRP; encoded by the coding sequence GTGAGCACCGAGCCCCTGCCCGTTCCCGCCACGGCGCCGCGCCCCGCGTGGCAGCGCCACCTGTGGATGGCGGGCGGGTTCGCTGCGCTGCTGCTGGGTTTCATCGGCATCTTCCTGCCGCTGCTGCCCACCACGCCGTTCATCCTGCTGGCCGCGTTCTGCTTCTCGAACGGCAGCCCGCGCTGGGAGCGCTGGCTGCTCACGCACCCGCGCTTCGGCCCCATGACGCGCCAGTGGCGCGAACACCGCGCCGTGCCCCGACGCGCCAAGCAGCTGGCCATCGCGATGATGACCGTCAGCTCGGTGGGCTGCTGGTGGGTGCTGGCGCACCCGTGGCGCTGGATGCCGGGTCTCTGCTGCCTGGCCGTGGGCATCTGGCTGTGGCGGCTGCCCGACGCGGCGCCTCGGCCTTGA
- the gshA gene encoding glutamate--cysteine ligase, translating to MSSQQEGLRALTPGAIAAMRRGVEKESLRALPQGGLALTPHPAALGSALTNPNITTDFSESQIELVTGVHPDADACVDELTRIHQYVFSAIGDEMLWASSMPCGLPVDETIPIGRYGSSNVGKSKSVYRMGLGHRYGRRMQTISGIHYNWSMPGISNDGYFSLIRNFRRHSFLLLYLFGASPAVCPTFVEGREHGLQDLSGKSLYMPYGTSLRMGRLGYQSDAQSSLAVSYNGLEGYAASLQEALTRPYPAYEAIGVRNPAGEYNQLATSLLQIENEFYGTIRPKRVIHPGERPLHALRERGVEYVEVRCMDLDPFVPAGITAQTMRFLDVFLLHCLLSESPYDTPAEIAALARNQHRTAARGREPGLRLERGDREVTLVEWAEELLAACAPIAAQLDAALGGSAYDEALQAARFAHSHPDTLPSARVLQSMVRDHGSSFIDFGRARSRTAKEYLTSLPFSEQQALHLAAIARDSVAEQAAIEAADTMPFETYRAQYLDIARLGDPRA from the coding sequence GTGAGCAGTCAGCAAGAAGGCCTCCGCGCATTGACCCCCGGGGCGATCGCCGCGATGCGGCGCGGCGTGGAAAAGGAAAGCCTGCGGGCCCTGCCCCAGGGCGGGCTCGCGCTCACGCCCCACCCGGCAGCGCTCGGCTCCGCGCTGACCAATCCGAACATCACCACCGATTTCAGCGAATCGCAGATCGAGCTCGTGACCGGGGTGCACCCGGACGCCGATGCCTGCGTCGACGAACTCACCCGCATCCACCAGTACGTGTTCAGCGCCATCGGCGACGAGATGCTGTGGGCCAGCAGCATGCCCTGCGGCCTGCCGGTGGACGAGACCATCCCCATCGGCCGCTACGGCTCGTCGAACGTGGGCAAGTCCAAGAGCGTCTACCGCATGGGCCTCGGCCACCGCTACGGCCGGCGCATGCAGACCATCTCGGGCATCCACTACAACTGGTCGATGCCGGGCATCTCGAACGACGGCTACTTCTCGCTGATCCGCAACTTCCGCCGCCACTCGTTCCTGCTGCTGTACCTCTTCGGCGCGTCGCCCGCCGTCTGCCCCACCTTCGTCGAGGGCCGCGAGCACGGCCTGCAGGACCTGTCCGGCAAGTCGCTCTACATGCCGTACGGCACGTCCCTGCGCATGGGGCGCCTGGGCTACCAGAGCGACGCCCAGTCGTCGCTGGCCGTGAGCTACAACGGCCTCGAAGGTTATGCCGCCTCGCTGCAGGAAGCGCTCACCCGCCCGTACCCCGCGTACGAGGCCATCGGCGTGCGCAACCCCGCCGGCGAATACAACCAGCTCGCCACCAGCCTGCTGCAGATCGAGAACGAGTTCTACGGCACCATCCGCCCGAAACGCGTGATCCACCCCGGCGAGCGGCCGCTGCACGCGCTGCGCGAACGCGGCGTCGAGTACGTCGAGGTGCGCTGCATGGACCTCGACCCGTTCGTGCCGGCCGGCATCACCGCGCAGACCATGCGCTTCCTCGACGTGTTCCTGCTGCACTGCCTGCTCAGCGAGAGCCCGTACGACACCCCGGCCGAGATCGCCGCGCTGGCCCGCAACCAGCACCGCACGGCTGCCCGCGGCCGCGAGCCCGGCCTGCGCCTCGAGCGCGGCGATCGCGAAGTCACGCTCGTCGAATGGGCCGAGGAGCTGCTCGCGGCCTGCGCGCCCATCGCGGCGCAGCTCGATGCCGCACTCGGCGGCTCGGCGTACGACGAAGCCCTGCAGGCCGCGCGCTTCGCGCATTCGCACCCGGACACGCTGCCGTCGGCACGCGTGCTGCAGTCGATGGTGCGCGACCACGGCAGCTCCTTCATCGACTTCGGCCGCGCCCGTTCGCGCACCGCGAAGGAGTACCTCACCTCGCTGCCGTTCTCCGAGCAGCAGGCCCTGCACCTGGCCGCCATCGCCCGCGACTCGGTCGCCGAGCAGGCGGCCATCGAGGCGGCCGACACCATGCCCTTCGAGACGTACCGGGCGCAGTACCTCGACATCGCCCGCCTCGGCGACCCGCGCGCGTGA